One Flavobacterium sp. 90 DNA segment encodes these proteins:
- a CDS encoding Crp/Fnr family transcriptional regulator: MTELLYLINSIQELDFETEQAIKKYFVEETFEKNQIIINEGKICNKIYFIKSGVVRRFCLEDSIEVTKWIYTDSQFVTSMSSFFEQKPSFETFQTCEETTVYSLTYIDEQVLLEYPLFAKFHIKLLRVYLSKINEFHHLFRAMNAHEKYSYLLQFFPQIILKAKLKHIASLIGVSQETLSRIRASIN, translated from the coding sequence ATGACAGAACTTCTATACTTAATCAATTCTATTCAGGAATTGGATTTTGAAACAGAACAAGCTATAAAGAAGTATTTCGTTGAAGAAACATTTGAAAAGAATCAAATTATTATTAACGAAGGTAAAATATGCAACAAGATTTATTTTATCAAATCTGGAGTAGTTCGTAGATTTTGTCTGGAAGATAGTATAGAAGTAACAAAGTGGATTTATACCGATAGTCAATTCGTGACTTCTATGAGTAGTTTTTTTGAGCAGAAACCTTCATTTGAGACTTTTCAAACATGTGAGGAAACAACAGTATATTCGCTAACCTATATTGATGAGCAAGTTTTATTAGAATATCCTCTATTCGCTAAATTTCATATTAAATTATTACGAGTTTATCTTTCTAAAATAAATGAGTTTCATCATTTGTTTCGTGCAATGAATGCTCACGAAAAGTATTCGTATTTACTTCAGTTTTTTCCTCAGATTATTTTAAAAGCAAAATTAAAACATATTGCATCATTAATTGGTGTAAGCCAGGAAACTTTAAGCAGAATTAGAGCATCAATTAATTGA
- the lpxA gene encoding acyl-ACP--UDP-N-acetylglucosamine O-acyltransferase, which yields MRNIVIERNANIGKNVHIGNFTTIENDVVIGENTWIGNNVTILNGCRIGNNCQIHSGAVLGGIPQDFKFNGEYTLLEIGNYNSIREFVTINRGTASKGKTVVGNHNLIMSNVHIGHDCFIGDHCIIGFSVGMAGEVIVEDHVNISGLSAIHQFSVIGRHSIISGISRIVKDVPPFIMAAREPLSYVGLNVVGLKRKGFSSDKIEELKNIYRIIFQERRNTTLALDLIENEFEQSNERDLILDFIKNSKRGIVKGSFS from the coding sequence TTGAGAAATATTGTAATTGAACGGAATGCAAATATTGGAAAAAATGTTCATATTGGGAATTTTACAACAATTGAAAATGATGTTGTAATTGGTGAGAATACCTGGATTGGAAATAATGTTACGATATTGAATGGCTGCAGAATTGGTAATAATTGCCAAATACATTCTGGTGCTGTGTTGGGAGGAATTCCGCAGGATTTCAAGTTTAACGGCGAGTATACTTTGCTGGAAATCGGGAATTATAATAGTATTCGGGAGTTTGTAACAATAAATAGAGGAACGGCATCTAAGGGCAAAACAGTAGTTGGCAATCATAATTTAATAATGTCAAATGTACATATTGGTCATGACTGTTTTATTGGAGATCATTGTATTATTGGTTTTAGTGTTGGAATGGCTGGTGAAGTTATTGTAGAAGATCATGTAAACATTAGTGGTTTGTCTGCTATACATCAATTTTCGGTTATTGGCAGACACAGTATTATAAGTGGAATAAGCCGAATTGTTAAGGATGTTCCGCCTTTTATTATGGCAGCTCGTGAACCGCTTTCTTATGTTGGATTGAATGTTGTTGGATTGAAACGGAAGGGTTTTTCAAGTGATAAAATAGAGGAGTTAAAAAATATTTATAGGATTATTTTTCAGGAAAGAAGAAATACTACACTTGCTTTGGATTTGATTGAAAACGAATTTGAGCAATCTAATGAACGTGATTTAATTTTAGATTTTATAAAGAACTCGAAAAGAGGTATTGTTAAAGGATCATTTTCGTGA
- a CDS encoding ABC transporter permease, with protein sequence MILNYINIFIYQLKHNKLFSFLNILGLSIGIAGLVFALLYWNDEQSYNEWNPEKENVYQVLVKLSDMPALSDCALFLKPALDQDPNVKSILYADSWYQKDKIIYKGKKEFVDKIINVEQNFFSFFPFKIIQGDAISAIKDDSSIAISDITAKRIFGNENPIGKQIKCFDQLFSVRAVYHIPGNSSIAPNVIINKMKQYTTSGLGGPFVLKLLLKVKDPSKVDLTRQKLERIYNHDFIAIIAKEAGFTVEVMTKKVGHFTVILEPLSKARLHSMIDGYPETRGNYQFLIIMMSLSLLILVLSIVNYINLATANAVKRAKEVGVRKISGASKGDIVRQFLFETVLTTTFSILLALVIVELTLPYYNNFLNKNIVLLASQFYIQLILIFIITILTAGLFPAIYISNFETFKVLKGNFERSKNGIWLRNGMLIFQFAIAAFFIIGSNIVYQQIKFLQNKNLGFKGDQVISVSLNFPSVDYQGENAAQNIYNKYNIIKQQLSKIKGVEQVSTGLIAFDGLDNSISGVLYNDELFKQRVIPLDFGMFEMLNIKIIKGRNFDRKLASDTINSVVINESALKLMNLKDPIGKELLIREQKLKIIGIVQDFHLLSPELKVPPIAFYNIKMFGMTQNINKVYVKLKSDDLGNTIANIEKLWSKVDTEYPFKYDFVDKEYARTYEAYTKQKNLFSLLNIVVILIALFGLFALASYSIQRRMKEIAIRKTLGAETNTLLKELSKQYIVYCIIGFLIALFPVYYLLNKWLENFAFRIDITLLPFILGFITLLILTLIIVLSRAYAATKTDILKYLKYE encoded by the coding sequence ATGATTTTAAATTATATCAACATATTTATTTACCAGCTCAAGCACAATAAATTATTTTCATTTCTCAATATTTTAGGATTATCTATAGGAATCGCAGGATTAGTTTTTGCCTTACTTTATTGGAACGACGAGCAGAGTTACAACGAATGGAATCCTGAAAAAGAGAATGTTTATCAGGTTTTGGTTAAACTAAGCGATATGCCCGCTCTGTCAGATTGTGCTTTATTCCTGAAACCGGCTTTAGATCAAGATCCAAATGTCAAATCTATACTATATGCTGATAGCTGGTATCAAAAGGATAAAATTATTTACAAAGGAAAAAAGGAGTTTGTAGATAAAATTATCAATGTCGAACAAAATTTCTTTTCTTTTTTTCCTTTCAAAATTATTCAGGGCGACGCAATTTCAGCTATAAAAGATGATTCCAGCATTGCTATTTCAGATATAACGGCTAAAAGGATTTTTGGAAATGAAAACCCCATTGGAAAACAAATAAAATGTTTTGACCAGTTGTTTTCTGTAAGGGCCGTGTACCATATTCCCGGAAATTCTTCGATTGCGCCAAATGTCATCATCAATAAAATGAAACAATACACAACTTCCGGATTAGGTGGTCCGTTTGTTTTAAAGTTATTATTAAAAGTAAAAGACCCGTCAAAAGTTGACCTTACAAGACAGAAACTCGAAAGAATTTACAACCACGATTTTATTGCGATAATTGCCAAAGAAGCAGGTTTTACAGTCGAAGTTATGACTAAAAAAGTGGGGCATTTTACGGTTATTCTTGAACCTTTATCAAAAGCCCGATTACATTCGATGATAGATGGTTATCCTGAAACACGAGGGAATTATCAGTTTTTAATAATCATGATGAGTTTGTCTCTTTTGATTCTCGTTTTGTCGATTGTTAATTACATCAATCTTGCAACTGCTAATGCTGTAAAGCGTGCGAAAGAAGTTGGAGTACGTAAAATTTCGGGTGCATCAAAAGGCGATATTGTAAGGCAGTTTCTTTTTGAAACGGTTTTAACCACGACTTTTTCTATTTTACTGGCATTAGTAATTGTAGAGTTGACTTTACCATATTACAACAACTTTTTAAACAAAAACATTGTACTTCTTGCCAGTCAGTTTTATATACAATTGATATTGATTTTTATCATTACAATTTTGACAGCAGGATTATTTCCGGCCATTTATATATCCAATTTCGAAACTTTTAAAGTTTTAAAAGGAAATTTCGAAAGAAGCAAAAACGGTATCTGGCTGCGCAACGGAATGCTTATTTTTCAGTTTGCTATTGCTGCTTTTTTTATTATTGGCTCAAATATCGTATACCAGCAAATTAAATTTTTACAGAATAAAAATCTGGGTTTTAAGGGCGATCAGGTAATTTCGGTTTCTTTAAATTTTCCATCAGTTGATTACCAAGGAGAAAATGCTGCCCAAAATATTTACAACAAATACAACATCATAAAACAGCAGCTTAGCAAAATTAAAGGCGTTGAACAAGTCTCCACGGGCCTTATTGCATTTGATGGTTTAGACAATTCTATATCGGGGGTTTTATACAATGATGAACTTTTTAAACAACGCGTTATTCCTTTAGATTTTGGCATGTTTGAAATGTTGAACATCAAAATAATTAAGGGAAGAAATTTTGACAGAAAACTGGCTTCAGATACTATAAATTCAGTAGTCATAAACGAAAGTGCATTAAAATTAATGAATCTAAAAGATCCTATTGGCAAGGAACTTTTAATTCGAGAGCAGAAATTAAAAATAATTGGTATTGTTCAGGATTTCCATTTATTAAGTCCTGAATTAAAAGTGCCACCAATTGCTTTTTACAACATCAAAATGTTTGGTATGACACAAAACATTAACAAAGTTTATGTAAAACTAAAATCAGACGATCTTGGAAACACTATTGCGAACATAGAAAAATTATGGTCGAAAGTTGATACCGAATATCCGTTTAAATATGATTTTGTAGATAAAGAATATGCAAGAACTTATGAAGCTTACACAAAACAAAAAAACTTGTTTTCACTGCTCAATATCGTTGTTATTTTAATTGCACTTTTTGGATTATTTGCACTCGCATCTTATTCCATACAAAGACGCATGAAAGAAATTGCAATTAGAAAAACTCTTGGAGCAGAAACAAATACTTTATTAAAAGAATTATCGAAACAATATATTGTCTATTGTATAATAGGATTTTTAATCGCATTATTTCCCGTGTATTACTTATTAAATAAATGGCTTGAAAATTTTGCATTTCGAATTGATATAACTCTGCTTCCATTTATTTTAGGCTTTATAACTCTGTTAATTCTAACATTAATAATTGTGCTTTCAAGAGCATATGCTGCAACAAAAACAGATATTTTGAAATATTTAAAATACGAATAG
- a CDS encoding ABC transporter permease — MLKNWTNIFIYHIKNNKFFTALNVLGLSIGIAGLIFAILYWNEEHSYDQWNPEKDKIYSVMSNLGGGNIWAVTSTIPAPILKSTTSYLDEYCYFRNNYSKGTIQYRGKIELVDKIFTAQSSFFSFFPFEFIRGNAKNAIHDRNSIALSEETAARLFKDENPMGKQVRYAERLFVVRGVYRLSDKSSVQPSAVTTIIEDDLEKYRESWGLSYGLMLKLKKQTDTTAVIKQLDKIFLEKNYKKQAKKEGLSLEDFIKRYGEPLKAELLPLNRARLYQGNTPFPEGNANLTFLRILMALSILILLLSIANYINLATANAVKRAKEVGIRKVIGASKLQIVIQFVFETILITLFSVLLALVIVELSLPFYNALLNKNLILIGNQFYLQLVLVFILVVFVSGVIPAIYISNFEVLKVLKGNFSRSKSGVWLRNGMLILQFSIATFFIIGSFIVYQQVNFMTEKDLGFKGAQVIDISFMSKKGRGQFERYKAIQQELQKINGVEAVSTGSFSIGSSDNSWSGLHYKNHQEVITQQMGVDFGMLNLLKIQVIKGRDLTEKISSDTISNVLLNETAAKTLMEKDPINKIINWQDGNYKVVGIVKDFNYFGLENKISPMIFFHIKAQLWTQNEIRTIAVKISPNKISKTIGDIGKFWKTKVDTEYPFEYNFVDRNYARTYKKYQDQSQLFSLLNGIVILIAVFGLFALASFSMERRFREIAIRKTLGAETNILLKELSKQYVFFCLIGFAIGIVPAYLLLQKWLENFAFRIDIPVLPFFVALIALMFLTLTIVLAKAYQVTKIDVLKYLKYE, encoded by the coding sequence ATGCTGAAAAACTGGACGAACATATTTATTTATCACATCAAGAACAACAAGTTTTTTACGGCTTTGAATGTTTTGGGTTTGAGTATTGGAATTGCAGGATTAATTTTTGCAATTTTATATTGGAATGAAGAACATTCATACGATCAATGGAATCCCGAAAAAGATAAAATTTATTCGGTAATGAGTAATCTTGGAGGAGGAAATATCTGGGCTGTAACTTCAACAATTCCTGCACCTATTTTAAAATCTACCACTTCTTACTTAGATGAATATTGCTATTTTAGAAACAATTATTCCAAGGGAACAATACAATATCGCGGAAAAATAGAGTTAGTTGATAAGATTTTTACAGCGCAAAGTAGTTTCTTTTCTTTTTTCCCATTTGAATTTATTCGTGGGAACGCAAAAAATGCCATTCATGATCGCAATAGTATTGCGCTTTCTGAAGAAACTGCTGCACGTTTATTTAAGGACGAAAATCCGATGGGAAAACAAGTCCGATATGCTGAACGTCTTTTCGTTGTTCGGGGTGTATATCGATTGTCAGACAAATCTTCGGTACAGCCGTCTGCAGTTACAACAATAATAGAAGACGATTTAGAAAAATACAGAGAAAGCTGGGGTTTGAGTTACGGATTAATGCTTAAGCTAAAAAAACAAACTGACACAACCGCAGTTATTAAGCAACTGGATAAAATCTTTCTTGAAAAAAACTACAAAAAACAGGCAAAGAAAGAAGGTTTATCTCTTGAAGACTTTATAAAAAGATATGGTGAACCTCTTAAAGCAGAATTATTACCCCTTAACAGGGCAAGACTGTATCAGGGAAATACTCCATTTCCTGAAGGAAATGCCAATCTGACTTTTTTACGAATATTGATGGCTTTATCTATACTTATTCTGTTATTATCAATTGCCAATTACATTAATCTCGCAACTGCCAATGCTGTAAAACGTGCTAAAGAAGTAGGCATAAGAAAAGTTATTGGTGCCTCAAAATTGCAAATCGTTATTCAATTTGTATTTGAAACCATATTAATTACTCTTTTTTCAGTATTGCTGGCATTGGTAATTGTAGAACTTTCACTGCCTTTTTATAACGCTTTATTAAACAAAAACCTCATTCTTATTGGAAATCAATTCTATCTCCAATTAGTATTGGTTTTCATTCTTGTTGTTTTTGTTTCCGGTGTTATTCCTGCCATCTACATCTCAAATTTTGAAGTGCTGAAAGTTTTAAAAGGAAACTTTTCGAGAAGTAAAAGCGGTGTCTGGCTTCGTAATGGAATGTTGATTTTACAATTTTCTATTGCCACATTTTTTATCATTGGTTCTTTTATTGTATACCAACAGGTAAATTTTATGACTGAAAAAGATTTAGGGTTTAAAGGAGCACAAGTCATAGATATTTCATTTATGTCTAAAAAAGGAAGAGGACAATTTGAAAGATATAAAGCGATTCAACAAGAACTTCAAAAAATTAATGGCGTTGAAGCTGTTTCTACGGGATCATTCTCTATTGGAAGCAGCGATAATTCTTGGTCTGGCTTACATTACAAAAATCATCAGGAGGTTATAACTCAGCAAATGGGTGTTGATTTTGGAATGCTGAATCTTTTGAAGATACAAGTGATAAAAGGACGTGATCTAACAGAAAAAATTTCCTCAGACACAATTTCAAATGTTTTATTAAATGAAACTGCAGCCAAGACATTAATGGAAAAAGATCCCATAAATAAGATAATCAATTGGCAAGATGGAAATTACAAAGTAGTGGGAATTGTAAAAGACTTTAATTATTTTGGGCTTGAAAATAAAATCTCCCCAATGATTTTCTTTCACATTAAAGCACAATTATGGACTCAAAATGAGATCCGCACAATCGCCGTTAAAATTTCTCCAAACAAAATATCTAAGACTATTGGTGATATTGGAAAGTTTTGGAAAACAAAGGTAGATACCGAGTATCCTTTTGAATATAATTTTGTTGATAGAAACTATGCCAGAACGTATAAAAAATATCAGGATCAAAGTCAATTATTTTCACTCTTAAACGGAATTGTAATTCTGATTGCCGTTTTTGGATTATTTGCTTTAGCTTCATTTTCTATGGAAAGAAGATTTCGAGAAATTGCCATTAGAAAAACTTTAGGAGCAGAAACCAATATTTTACTTAAAGAATTATCTAAACAATATGTATTCTTTTGTTTGATAGGTTTTGCAATCGGAATAGTTCCCGCCTACCTTTTGTTGCAAAAATGGCTAGAAAATTTTGCCTTTAGAATTGATATTCCGGTTCTTCCATTTTTTGTTGCTCTTATTGCTTTAATGTTTTTAACCTTAACTATTGTTTTGGCAAAAGCATATCAGGTAACCAAAATTGATGTTTTGAAATACCTGAAATACGAATAA
- a CDS encoding ABC transporter ATP-binding protein translates to MITIKKLSKIFRTEEVETNALHEISLTINQGDFISIMGPSGSGKSTLLNIIGLLDSASGGSYELLGQEMIGISEKLKSKARKENIGFIFQNFNLIDELSVFDNIELPLIYNNVPSSERKKKVENIATILGISHRLKHYPQQLSGGQQQRVAVARALINDPKIILADEPTGNLDSKNGNEVMELLTDLHASGSTILMVTHSDYDASFSQRTILMKDGIILSEKVNNRNVDVFAVSLNN, encoded by the coding sequence ATGATCACAATCAAAAAACTTTCAAAAATTTTTAGAACCGAGGAAGTAGAAACAAATGCATTACACGAAATTTCATTAACGATCAATCAAGGCGATTTTATCTCAATTATGGGACCATCAGGAAGCGGAAAATCAACTTTGTTAAATATCATAGGATTATTAGACAGCGCTTCTGGCGGAAGTTATGAATTGCTTGGTCAGGAAATGATTGGTATTAGTGAGAAATTAAAATCGAAAGCCAGAAAAGAAAACATCGGATTCATATTCCAGAATTTCAACCTGATTGATGAACTATCTGTTTTTGACAATATAGAATTACCGTTGATTTACAATAATGTTCCTTCATCTGAAAGAAAGAAAAAGGTAGAAAATATTGCTACTATATTAGGAATTTCGCATCGTTTAAAACATTATCCGCAGCAACTTTCCGGAGGACAGCAACAACGTGTGGCAGTTGCAAGAGCTTTGATCAATGATCCAAAAATCATTCTTGCCGATGAACCTACAGGAAATCTGGACAGTAAAAATGGAAATGAAGTAATGGAATTATTGACGGATCTTCATGCGAGTGGTTCTACAATTTTGATGGTAACACACTCTGATTATGATGCTTCTTTTTCGCAAAGAACAATTTTGATGAAAGACGGAATTATACTTTCAGAAAAAGTAAACAATAGAAATGTCGATGTTTTTGCAGTCTCTCTAAATAATTAA
- a CDS encoding sigma-54 dependent transcriptional regulator, with protein sequence MKKTNASILIIDDQEDILFASKVFLKKYFEEIYTLNNPKNIVELLSKKTIDVVLLDMNYRIGFEDGREGLYLLKEIKTLSPKTVVILMTAFGKVETAVEGLKNGAFDYILKPWENKKLLESVKQAVDKSRKDQKKSKNIEIENDYFIGTSEIIKKAYSLADKVAKTDANVLILGENGTGKFVLAHHIFSQSERKNNPFIAVDLGSLNSNIFESELFGYAKGAFTDAKVDTPGRFEMAQNGTIFLDEIGNVPLHLQSKLLQVIQTKTVTRLGETKPRPLNVRIITATNLNLKLEVADKSFREDLYYRINTMEIILPPLRERNEDKIPLAEYLLDKMIEKYGRDEITFDKKVLEQIEKHAWNGNIREMENKIERAVILCENNKITVSDLDLEIITTYEASPDDIQLSSVEKATVEKVLFKNNNNISKTAEELGLSRGALYRRLEKYNISIN encoded by the coding sequence ATGAAAAAGACAAATGCTTCAATATTAATTATCGACGATCAGGAAGACATCCTTTTTGCGTCAAAAGTGTTCCTGAAAAAGTATTTTGAAGAGATTTATACGCTAAATAATCCAAAAAATATTGTCGAATTATTGTCGAAAAAAACAATTGATGTCGTTTTGCTCGACATGAATTATCGAATAGGTTTTGAAGACGGAAGAGAAGGTTTGTATTTATTGAAAGAAATAAAAACGCTTTCGCCAAAAACAGTTGTGATTTTAATGACCGCTTTTGGTAAAGTTGAAACTGCCGTTGAAGGATTAAAAAACGGTGCTTTTGATTATATTCTAAAACCTTGGGAAAATAAAAAACTGCTTGAATCTGTAAAACAAGCCGTTGATAAATCCCGAAAAGATCAAAAGAAATCGAAGAATATCGAAATTGAAAATGACTATTTTATTGGAACTTCTGAAATTATAAAAAAGGCATATTCTCTGGCTGATAAAGTGGCAAAAACCGATGCGAATGTTTTGATTCTTGGAGAAAACGGAACCGGAAAATTTGTTTTGGCACATCATATTTTTAGTCAATCCGAAAGAAAAAACAATCCTTTTATTGCGGTTGATTTGGGATCTCTGAATTCGAATATTTTCGAAAGTGAATTGTTTGGTTATGCCAAAGGCGCTTTTACAGATGCTAAAGTTGATACACCCGGACGTTTTGAGATGGCGCAAAACGGAACTATTTTTTTAGACGAAATCGGGAATGTTCCGCTGCATTTGCAATCTAAATTGTTACAAGTAATTCAGACTAAAACCGTAACAAGATTGGGCGAAACCAAACCAAGACCTTTGAATGTCAGGATTATTACAGCTACAAATTTAAATCTGAAACTGGAAGTTGCCGATAAAAGTTTTAGAGAAGATTTGTATTATCGAATCAATACAATGGAAATTATTTTGCCTCCTTTAAGAGAACGCAACGAAGATAAAATTCCGTTAGCCGAATATCTTCTCGATAAAATGATTGAAAAATACGGAAGAGACGAAATTACTTTCGATAAAAAAGTCTTAGAACAAATCGAGAAGCATGCCTGGAATGGAAACATCAGGGAAATGGAAAATAAAATTGAGCGTGCCGTAATTCTTTGTGAAAATAATAAAATCACAGTTTCTGATTTAGATTTAGAAATCATAACGACTTATGAAGCAAGTCCGGATGACATTCAGCTTTCTTCGGTAGAGAAAGCGACGGTCGAAAAAGTTTTGTTCAAAAACAATAATAATATCAGCAAAACTGCCGAAGAACTTGGTTTGTCAAGAGGCGCATTATACAGACGTTTAGAGAAATATAATATCAGCATCAATTAA
- a CDS encoding HAMP domain-containing sensor histidine kinase translates to MFKSFQTYKLLFLRLILIVAGIEISIYFFKEGLLFTAVFGLFIVFLLGREMYFYVRNFVLFYDKTISSILQNDFTSDFTKHKFNKSYTDLFLLYDTLKNKQNEQVSKDIIYRSILNNIETGIIILQKQDNDWDIFLLNDYFSSHFNVPKVSKWKYLKNQMPSLCEIIEEEGFQEIKTSVEIRINEQNMQTFVLQASRTEIFEKDYFIVLLDSIQNVVEKKEKDAWVNLMKVISHELLNSITPIRSICQNLQDLVEQDSLSAEDLEDIKNSVETMLRRSDHLQKFVEGYRKLAMLPSPKKEKIELQYLIDNCLQIMNPLFKENKIEVLNAISLKRWINVDSQQIEQVLINLLTNCIYAVKDIEEKQILISAEAKENRTFIKITDNGNGIEKEIENKIFLPFFTTRNEGAGIGLTLSKNIIEAHGGYITHKSEGGKTIFEISLVED, encoded by the coding sequence ATGTTTAAATCATTTCAGACTTACAAACTTCTTTTTTTGCGATTAATTCTTATTGTCGCAGGAATAGAAATCTCGATTTACTTTTTTAAAGAAGGTTTGCTTTTTACGGCTGTATTTGGTCTTTTTATAGTTTTTCTATTAGGTCGGGAAATGTATTTTTATGTTCGAAATTTCGTTCTGTTTTACGATAAAACTATTTCTTCGATCTTGCAGAATGATTTTACTTCGGATTTTACCAAGCATAAATTCAATAAAAGTTATACTGATTTATTCCTTTTATATGATACTTTAAAAAACAAACAAAACGAGCAGGTTTCAAAAGATATCATTTACCGTTCAATTTTAAATAATATTGAAACCGGAATTATCATATTGCAAAAGCAGGATAATGATTGGGATATATTTTTACTAAACGATTATTTTTCTTCTCATTTTAATGTTCCTAAAGTTTCAAAATGGAAATATCTCAAAAACCAAATGCCTTCATTGTGCGAGATTATTGAAGAAGAAGGTTTTCAGGAAATCAAAACATCTGTAGAAATTAGAATAAACGAACAAAATATGCAAACGTTCGTTTTGCAAGCTTCGAGAACAGAGATATTCGAAAAGGATTATTTTATTGTTTTGCTCGATTCGATTCAGAATGTTGTTGAGAAAAAAGAAAAAGATGCGTGGGTAAATTTGATGAAAGTTATTTCGCATGAACTTTTAAATTCCATAACGCCAATTCGTTCTATATGTCAGAATTTGCAGGATTTGGTCGAGCAGGATTCGTTATCGGCTGAAGATTTAGAAGATATCAAAAATAGTGTCGAAACGATGTTGAGACGAAGCGATCATCTTCAAAAATTTGTCGAAGGTTATCGAAAGTTGGCGATGCTTCCTTCACCCAAGAAAGAAAAAATAGAATTACAATATTTGATAGACAATTGTTTACAAATCATGAATCCCTTATTTAAGGAAAATAAGATTGAGGTTTTGAATGCAATTTCTTTGAAACGCTGGATAAATGTTGATTCACAGCAAATCGAGCAAGTTTTGATTAATCTTCTTACAAACTGCATTTATGCGGTAAAAGATATTGAAGAAAAACAGATTTTAATTTCGGCGGAAGCCAAAGAAAACCGAACTTTTATTAAGATCACAGACAACGGAAATGGCATTGAAAAAGAAATCGAAAATAAAATATTCCTTCCATTTTTTACCACTAGAAACGAAGGCGCCGGAATTGGATTGACGCTTTCTAAAAATATTATTGAAGCTCACGGCGGTTATATTACACATAAAAGTGAAGGCGGAAAAACTATTTTTGAGATTTCTTTGGTTGAAGATTGA
- a CDS encoding alpha-ketoglutarate-dependent dioxygenase AlkB: MNKSDFYKITLPLEKNLFDELLLSAEFEDVAKGRIGNHLVDVSDKGVPIVRTTTMYNIPAQNFSEIHHKIIESINDTTEDFPQLEFNNALIERYDCNYTTMKYHSDQCLDLEADSYIGLFSCYENPEKLIEKNIRKLKLKDRITNEEFEISLTHNSVVIFSLEANAKFLHKIILESIPNPKRSESDNKWLGITFRKSKTFIEFKDNLPYFSNGELLTLADEDQQKEFFKLRGQENSVMNFSYPKLSYTLSVGDTIMPKL; this comes from the coding sequence ATGAATAAGTCAGATTTTTATAAAATTACACTTCCGTTAGAAAAGAACTTATTCGATGAATTATTGCTTTCTGCAGAATTTGAAGATGTCGCCAAAGGAAGAATCGGAAATCATTTGGTTGATGTAAGCGACAAAGGCGTTCCAATAGTCAGAACGACGACAATGTACAATATACCGGCGCAAAATTTCTCTGAGATTCATCATAAGATAATTGAATCTATAAATGATACAACGGAAGATTTTCCGCAATTAGAATTCAATAATGCATTGATAGAAAGATACGATTGTAATTATACGACAATGAAATATCATTCAGATCAATGTTTAGATTTAGAAGCAGATTCTTATATAGGACTTTTTAGCTGTTATGAAAATCCGGAGAAATTAATTGAGAAAAATATCCGAAAACTGAAACTCAAAGACAGAATTACCAACGAAGAATTTGAAATTTCATTGACGCATAATTCGGTTGTTATTTTTTCATTAGAGGCAAATGCAAAGTTTCTTCATAAGATTATATTAGAATCAATTCCGAATCCAAAACGATCAGAATCAGATAATAAATGGCTTGGAATTACCTTTCGAAAATCAAAAACCTTTATAGAATTTAAGGATAATTTGCCTTATTTTTCTAATGGAGAATTATTGACTTTAGCAGACGAAGATCAACAAAAAGAATTTTTTAAATTAAGAGGACAGGAAAATAGCGTTATGAATTTTTCTTATCCAAAACTATCGTACACACTAAGTGTTGGCGATACTATTATGCCAAAATTATGA